The following are encoded together in the Oreochromis niloticus isolate F11D_XX linkage group LG12, O_niloticus_UMD_NMBU, whole genome shotgun sequence genome:
- the carnmt1 gene encoding carnosine N-methyltransferase isoform X1, with translation MHVSRDLAHYQQDMAETTGQEGAKGGPHYTKERLKYSPEEEARLERKHFWRIIDAFRYYRIHVQEQVKRAERQFQSLPQHHQDLLPDVLSNLARIGQCADHNQEVLQAIVHNSLHMFENMEYGERQEDPRKIRPSSTFDMDKLKSTIKQFVRDWSESGQAERDSCYKPIIQEIQRLFPSDQYDVSKVSVLVPGAGLGRLAWEIARLGYMCQGNEWSFFMLFSSNFVLNRCEKVNALTLYPWIHQFSNNKRSSDQTRPIRFPDVNPQSLSLNADFSMVAGDFVEVYNEPESWDCVATCFFIDTAHNVLEYVETIWKILKPGGVWINLGPLLYHFENMANELSVELSYEDIRTAMVRFGFHIEVEKESMQTTYTENDRSMLRYVYDCVYFVVRKPAELQYFNGQNEDHLQNSPPAAKSPRREGPDSPT, from the exons ATGCATGTCAGCAGGGATTTGGCTCATTACCAACAGG atatGGCTGAAACAACAGGACAAGAAGGAGCTAAAGGTGGACCACATTATACAAAAGAAAGATTAAAATACAGCCCGGAGGAGGAGGCCAGGCTGGAAAGGAAACATTTCTGGAGAATAATTGATGCTTTTAGATATTACAG GATCCATGTTCAGGAGCAGGTCAAACGCGCGGAGCGTCAGTTTCAGAGTCTTCCGCAGCACCACCAGGATCTGCTGCCGGACGTTTTGTCCAACCTGGCCCGGATCGGCCAGTGTGCGGACCACAACCAGGAGGTGCTGCAGGCCATCGTCCACAACAGTCTCCACATGTTTGAGAACATGGAATACGGAGAGAGG caggAGGATCCAAGGAAGATTCGTCCATCCTCTACATTTGACATGGACAAACTTAAGTCCACCATAAAACAATTTGTGAGAGACTGGAGTGAGTCAGGCCAGGCTGAGAGGGACTCCTGCTATAAGCCCATCATCCAAGAGATCCAAAGACTTTTCCCAAGTGATCAATA TGATGTGTCTAAGGTGAGCGTGCTGGTTCCGGGTGCTGGGCTTGGCCGTCTAGCCTGGGAGATAGCTCGGCTGGGTTACATGTGCCAGGGAAACGAATGGAGCTTCTTCATGCTCTTCTCCTCAAACTTTGTTCTCAATAG GTGTGAAAAGGTGAATGCTCTGACCCTCTACCCCTGGATCCACCAGTTTAGCAACAACAAGCGATCCTCTGACCAAACACGACCAATCAGATTCCCTGATGTCAACCCTCAGAGCTTGTCACTAAATGCAGACTTCTCCATGGTAGCAGGGGACTTTGTGGAGGTCTACAATGAGCCag AGTCCTGGGACTGTGTGGCTACCTGCTTCTTCATCGACACGGCTCATAATGTGTTGGAGTATGTGGAAACTATCTGGAAGATTCTTAAGCCTGGTGGAGTTTGGATCAACCTGG gtcCACTGTTGTATCACTTTGAGAACATGGCCAACGAGCTCTCAGTTGAGCTTAGCTACGAAGACATTAGGACAGCGATGGTCAGATTTGGCTTCCACATCGAG GTGGAGAAGGAGTCAATGCAGACCACCTACACAGAGAACGACCGGTCGATGCTGAGATACGTTTACGACTGTGTCTACTTTGTTGTACGGAAGCCTGCAGAGCTGCAGTACTTCAACGGTCAAAACGAAGACCACCTACAAAACTCTCCACCAGCTGCTAAGTCGCCACGCCGAGAGGGTCCCGACAGCCCGACGTGA
- the carnmt1 gene encoding carnosine N-methyltransferase isoform X2: MHVSRDLAHYQQDMAETTGQEGAKGGPHYTKERLKYSPEEEARLERKHFWRIIDAFRYYRIHVQEQVKRAERQFQSLPQHHQDLLPDVLSNLARIGQCADHNQEVLQAIVHNSLHMFENMEYGEREDPRKIRPSSTFDMDKLKSTIKQFVRDWSESGQAERDSCYKPIIQEIQRLFPSDQYDVSKVSVLVPGAGLGRLAWEIARLGYMCQGNEWSFFMLFSSNFVLNRCEKVNALTLYPWIHQFSNNKRSSDQTRPIRFPDVNPQSLSLNADFSMVAGDFVEVYNEPESWDCVATCFFIDTAHNVLEYVETIWKILKPGGVWINLGPLLYHFENMANELSVELSYEDIRTAMVRFGFHIEVEKESMQTTYTENDRSMLRYVYDCVYFVVRKPAELQYFNGQNEDHLQNSPPAAKSPRREGPDSPT, encoded by the exons ATGCATGTCAGCAGGGATTTGGCTCATTACCAACAGG atatGGCTGAAACAACAGGACAAGAAGGAGCTAAAGGTGGACCACATTATACAAAAGAAAGATTAAAATACAGCCCGGAGGAGGAGGCCAGGCTGGAAAGGAAACATTTCTGGAGAATAATTGATGCTTTTAGATATTACAG GATCCATGTTCAGGAGCAGGTCAAACGCGCGGAGCGTCAGTTTCAGAGTCTTCCGCAGCACCACCAGGATCTGCTGCCGGACGTTTTGTCCAACCTGGCCCGGATCGGCCAGTGTGCGGACCACAACCAGGAGGTGCTGCAGGCCATCGTCCACAACAGTCTCCACATGTTTGAGAACATGGAATACGGAGAGAGG gAGGATCCAAGGAAGATTCGTCCATCCTCTACATTTGACATGGACAAACTTAAGTCCACCATAAAACAATTTGTGAGAGACTGGAGTGAGTCAGGCCAGGCTGAGAGGGACTCCTGCTATAAGCCCATCATCCAAGAGATCCAAAGACTTTTCCCAAGTGATCAATA TGATGTGTCTAAGGTGAGCGTGCTGGTTCCGGGTGCTGGGCTTGGCCGTCTAGCCTGGGAGATAGCTCGGCTGGGTTACATGTGCCAGGGAAACGAATGGAGCTTCTTCATGCTCTTCTCCTCAAACTTTGTTCTCAATAG GTGTGAAAAGGTGAATGCTCTGACCCTCTACCCCTGGATCCACCAGTTTAGCAACAACAAGCGATCCTCTGACCAAACACGACCAATCAGATTCCCTGATGTCAACCCTCAGAGCTTGTCACTAAATGCAGACTTCTCCATGGTAGCAGGGGACTTTGTGGAGGTCTACAATGAGCCag AGTCCTGGGACTGTGTGGCTACCTGCTTCTTCATCGACACGGCTCATAATGTGTTGGAGTATGTGGAAACTATCTGGAAGATTCTTAAGCCTGGTGGAGTTTGGATCAACCTGG gtcCACTGTTGTATCACTTTGAGAACATGGCCAACGAGCTCTCAGTTGAGCTTAGCTACGAAGACATTAGGACAGCGATGGTCAGATTTGGCTTCCACATCGAG GTGGAGAAGGAGTCAATGCAGACCACCTACACAGAGAACGACCGGTCGATGCTGAGATACGTTTACGACTGTGTCTACTTTGTTGTACGGAAGCCTGCAGAGCTGCAGTACTTCAACGGTCAAAACGAAGACCACCTACAAAACTCTCCACCAGCTGCTAAGTCGCCACGCCGAGAGGGTCCCGACAGCCCGACGTGA